AATGCTTTGCTATGAACGTGATTCCATGCAGTTGTCAAATATAAGTTTCCACTGTATTCACAATGTTATCAAAAGTGATGTGCATTTTTGATGGGGAGAGCAACAAGAGATACTCTTGAAATGGCTCATAATGAAGCCATCAAATTTGTCTGTTTCGTATGCTAATCCAATGTCCAAAATTTCACATTCGATATTCATGAAAGGACCAATATTTGGGTACAAATACCCACATCATCATGATAATGTGTACATTTAGCCCGCATGTTGTTGCAAGAGATGTTTTGTAGCTGTTCTAATAGCAGACTGTTAGATGTATgtatgataataaaaatatatactcAATACACTGCGAGAATGTGTGTGACCTTGACTATCTTACTGGTTGTTCAGACAAACAAGAGAATATTGGGGAAAGTTAAACTTGGCTTTAATTGACTCATAATAGTTAAATACAAGTTAATGATATGAAGAAATATTATGTAAAGTAATGATATGCGGTATGCTTGTTGTGTTTACTCTGCAGTACAACATATCACCTTGACAATGCCATCCATCGCAGTAGTCCAGGGTGCTAGCAGAGGTATCGGCCTCCAATTTTGTCGCACACTCCTTCAGAGAACTGAAGTGAATGTGATAGCAACGTGCAGATGCCCAGACCAAGCCCTTGATCTGAACTGTCTATACAAAGAACATAAAGAGAGGCTAAATGTGATGAAGATGGATGTAACTCAAGAAGATGCAATTAAAGAGACAGCCGAGATGGTAGAGCAACAATTCAAGAAAGTAGATTTGTTGATAAACTGTGCTGCTATGCTCCATCCTTCAGGAAGAGGAGAAACAAGTTTGAGAGATGTGTCATTTGAGGTAAGAAACTGCACAATAATTTCAGCTCAACATTCACAGAACATTCAGTGGTATCAAAATTTATTACAGAACAAAATTTACCTTAACATAAAGCCTTTGGACTGGCTATTAGGTGTGAATGATAACGTTTAGACAGGATTGCACTATGTTGCCAATTTGTGGCTAAAGGCCCATACAATTCAATAAAACAGATAAACGGTTGTGTCTTTGCCAAAATTTTTGcaagttaccccccccccccccaaaaaaaaaaattgtgcctTTCAGTCAAGTGTTTTGGTAGTGCACAGTGGCTAATTATCTAATGAGGCAACTAAGTATTTAACTAATGTCCTTCCcaaaaaggaattgttttgttctttaatAATAGTTCTTCTGTCTTTTTCTTCAGATTATAATGTGTGCCATTGTTAGTTTGTGAGATTTAAATTGTTATTCTCTTCACAGGGTGTTCAGGCAACTCTAGCTACCAACACAATAGGTCCTTTATTAATGGCAAAATACTTTTCACCGATGTTGTCCAAGGGATCTGGCTCTTTTGGCCTTCACAGTTCAAATAAAAAGGAAACCCATAGCGGCATATTAGTGAACATGTCTGCAAGAGTTGGTTCCATATCAGACAACGGTAAGTCATTAATGTCAGAAGAACTTCAAAGAGACACGATAGAATTAGCCTATCGATATCTCTGCAGAAGGAGTTGTCATAGTAACTACTGGTTTGGCCAGCATAGCGTAACATTGATACCTAAAGTACCGCAGTATTGTGCTATTCCATGGAAGAGCTATCCATCGATAACTAAAGTACTGCAGTATTGTGTTATTCCATGGAAGAGCTATCCATCGATAACTAAAGTACTGCAGTATTGTGTTATTCCATGGAAGAGATATCCATCGATAACTAAAGTACTGCAGTATTGTGTTATTCCATGTAAGTGATATCCATCGATAACTAAAGTACTGCAGTATTGTGTTATCCCATGTAAGTGATATCCATCAATAACTAAAGTACTGCAGTATTGTGTTATTTCATGGAAGAGATATCCATCCATATCTAAAGTACTGCATTATTGTGTTATTCCATGGAACAGATATCCATTGATAACTAAAGTAATGCAGTATTGTGTTATTCCTTGGAAGAGATATCCATCCATAACTATAGTATACTGCAGTATTGTGTTATTCAgtgaaatgtttactttttcttGTGGTACATTAACAGTTTGCCATCAGAATTATACTGATTGTGACACAATTGACAGGTAGTCAACTATTGTAAACAATTGATTACTTATTGCTTTTGAAACATCTATTGTAAGAATGTTTAAGATTAATCAAACTTGCTTCATTCACTTAATTGCTACACACTAATCACCATCAGGACACCAAATCAGGACTAGAAGTACATCGCTTGAACATTTGTTGCCACACATGTAGAAAGTGAACAGATTCTGTTGTTATAGAAACTGAAAAGTaccaaacaattaaaaaaaaaacaggaaataaGAACAGTGGATTGAAAGTCTAGAATGCCTTCATAAAAGTGGTACCTTTGGATGCGATTAAATCAGTCTACAATCATTCAAACTGTTTGTTCCCTTGACTGTAGAAGCTAAATATGCTTTACTATATTTGTATTGCCATCTCAGTGTCCATAATTAAACTTTGGACCACTAACAGTAGAAATCATCCAAGCCCTCTGAATTTTTAATTAGAAGTCATGGGTTTTGTTCAGTTTCAAATACCATGCCACTGCAAGAAGCAATCATATAGATTATATTATCAAACATAAACATTCCCTGTATTTCAAAGACAGAATTTGACAAATACCTGGAAAAAATTGACATTACTCATTACTTAATTTCTCTCTCAAAACAGATCTCTGTAAACAGGTATCTAACCACAAAATGACATTatatattgtttgtcacatgaTTAGATTAGGTGTAAATAATTAGATTAGGTGTAAATAATTCAGAAAATCTGTCATGTCATTGAAAATTGAGAATTCTATAAGAGCCCAAATCATGCCTTAACATGGACACGAATTGCTCACAGTATCCCACACTACTGTACCATGTTTCCTGTTACAGGTCTAGGGGGCTGGTACAGCTACAGAATGTCAAAGAGTGCCCTCAACATGGCAACAAGGAACCTGAGCATTGAACTAAGGCGACGGTCAAAGGGGAAAGTTATATGCATCGCGTTACACCCAGGAACAGTAAATACAGACTTATCTCGACCCTATCACCGTAACGTCCCCAAGGAAAAGCTGTTTAGCACTCTGCATTCCGTTGAGTGTATGATGGCAGTCATATCAAAGCTAACGTTGATGGATTCTGGCAAATATTTTGCTTTCGATGGGACAAAAATTCCATTTTGAACATTTGGAAGATGTCATCGGCATTGGAGTGTTTTGACTGAAGCATCAGAATGAGAACTTTATTGAAAACTTCAAATTGGAGATGTGAAGTTTGAAACTTTTGCCTTTGACTGGGACAATTATTTGGAGTTGATACTCTTTCTGTTCTCCATCAATTCTTAGCCTTAGTGTCCTTCTTCTGTCCTTCTTCTGTCCTTCCTCTGTTCTTTTGTCCTTCTTTCTGTTCTTCATCTTCACTCCTCTCTTTCCCCATCCTCTGGTATTTATAAACGAAATGTCAGACAGGAAGAGTTTATTGTATCATTGCATAGCTTAATTTTAGACAGCCCTACCTCCTATAGTTTGCAGCACATTTTAATACAAGTTGAACTAGTTAAAAAAATTGATAGAGAATTGAGAACGAATGAAAGAAACCATTTGGTCTCTAATCTATTCACTAATCAGTGACAATACATTGAACAGAATTGACTTCAGGAAAAAGATTTGTAATAATATTTAGAAGTATTTAACATACACAGGGTACGAGAAATGAGATAGAGatatactatataaatatagcatCATGCCATCTATTGATTTAAGAAATACATTAGTTGCTTAATAGTCATAAATgattttcaaacctttgatAAAAAATGAACCAAAGATTATGTATACTTCCGTGGTTGAATATGTGTGTGAACTATTTTTTTTCTGCCTGTGATATGACTTCTGTAAACTTTCGTAAATAGattaataattacataaaaagTTTAAACCCTGACATAACCTTTTGATTCATCACGTTGTTACTCTGTTTTATCTATCAGAAAATCACAGGCTGATAATTCCGAACATGTACTGTACTCATTAATTAAGACATAACAAATCTTTAGTTATCATTTGTAGCATAAAATCGACATGATACTAAGGTAACTTCATGTGTGAACATTGGATACATTGTCTTCATATAGAATCAACGTTAATCAGATCTAGGTACGTGTAATAACAAATTTGGTGTGTCTTTCTGATCCAGAACAGCATCTCTGGTGGCATCGTTTAGTATGATGTCTCGGACTTCATCTGGTGTAAGGTCTGGGTTTAACCCGAGATGAATGGCAACAACTCctaaagcaaaaagaaaacaatagcaAAAAATTGTGTAAAACAAAGAAAGTCCATAAATCCTTTATGAAAACATAGAACTATTCACAATGGAGAAACACGGCAGTTTAAACAATAAAGCAAAAGAACATTGTATTTTagcacccacccccccccctcgccctcCGTTTCTTTCCACTGGCGATGTCACTTCCCCACACATCTGCCCcccaaagaaattaaaaataaaacaaactgttagcaaactgcttatacaCTAAAGAGCcagtgtaagagaatgtgtaaaagtaagtgggcctgacatttcgatcccggcaggatcttc
Above is a genomic segment from Apostichopus japonicus isolate 1M-3 chromosome 5, ASM3797524v1, whole genome shotgun sequence containing:
- the LOC139967543 gene encoding C-signal-like — encoded protein: MPSIAVVQGASRGIGLQFCRTLLQRTEVNVIATCRCPDQALDLNCLYKEHKERLNVMKMDVTQEDAIKETAEMVEQQFKKVDLLINCAAMLHPSGRGETSLRDVSFEGVQATLATNTIGPLLMAKYFSPMLSKGSGSFGLHSSNKKETHSGILVNMSARVGSISDNGLGGWYSYRMSKSALNMATRNLSIELRRRSKGKVICIALHPGTVNTDLSRPYHRNVPKEKLFSTLHSVECMMAVISKLTLMDSGKYFAFDGTKIPF